From the genome of Blautia pseudococcoides, one region includes:
- a CDS encoding CapA family protein, which yields MDKKIRKNRIRRARQVRRIKKRLTSGVLLLAALLFVFLFFVPKVSAKRELKAQAAREQELESKMTKVTIGAVGTCIFGDERGTGEKGSFLEAYKKEENPAYFFQKVKKELDKADVNVANFIGDMSDETAAGRKHPIKGQKEYADIFKAGSIDLVNLANDRTKDYGQEGYYDTAIALNEAGVGAFGHDRVSFKNVNGIQIGFIGIDVLDKSMDMQALLVKNIQLAKGAGAHMIVVCMNWGSEGAQKPGKSQEEWAHRAVEAGADLVLGYHPSHVQQVERYEGSYIIYSLGVFCNGADKNPEVWDSVIYRQTFGFLDGKLAKAWEPEQIPCRISSDSGENNFQPELGV from the coding sequence ATGGATAAAAAGATCAGAAAGAACAGGATAAGGCGTGCCCGGCAGGTCAGGCGTATCAAGAAAAGACTCACATCAGGTGTGCTCCTGCTGGCAGCGCTGCTTTTCGTTTTCCTGTTTTTTGTGCCAAAGGTATCTGCAAAGAGAGAATTAAAAGCACAGGCAGCCCGGGAACAGGAACTGGAATCTAAGATGACAAAGGTTACCATTGGAGCTGTCGGTACCTGTATCTTCGGCGACGAGCGGGGGACAGGGGAAAAGGGAAGTTTCCTGGAAGCATACAAAAAGGAAGAAAATCCTGCTTACTTTTTTCAGAAGGTGAAAAAAGAGCTGGATAAAGCCGATGTAAATGTTGCGAATTTTATCGGAGATATGTCAGATGAGACCGCAGCAGGCAGGAAGCATCCCATTAAGGGACAGAAAGAATATGCAGATATTTTCAAAGCGGGTTCCATTGATTTGGTGAACCTGGCCAATGACAGAACAAAGGACTACGGACAGGAAGGATATTACGATACAGCCATTGCATTGAACGAAGCGGGAGTGGGAGCATTTGGACATGACCGGGTTTCTTTTAAAAATGTAAATGGAATTCAAATTGGCTTCATCGGCATTGATGTGCTTGACAAATCTATGGATATGCAGGCACTGCTGGTTAAGAATATACAGCTGGCAAAGGGCGCAGGCGCACACATGATAGTTGTGTGTATGAACTGGGGCAGTGAAGGGGCCCAAAAGCCCGGCAAAAGCCAGGAGGAATGGGCACACAGAGCCGTTGAAGCGGGGGCAGATCTGGTGCTGGGGTATCACCCTTCCCATGTACAGCAGGTAGAGAGATATGAGGGGAGTTATATCATATACAGCCTGGGAGTATTTTGCAATGGGGCAGATAAGAACCCTGAGGTTTGGGACAGTGTGATATACCGCCAGACATTCGGGTTTTTGGATGGAAAGCTTGCGAAGGCCTGGGAACCGGAGCAGATTCCATGCAGGATATCATCCGATTCCGGGGAAAATAATTTTCAGCCGGAATTGGGTGTTTAA
- a CDS encoding AraC family transcriptional regulator — MINKIKQCRRVALKYGYPSPTSFNRAFQSVHGIPPTAARNEGCVLNAYPTDRKHGEKRGIMNYMLKAECWDFSLPRTG; from the coding sequence ATGATTAACAAAATTAAGCAATGCCGCCGCGTTGCCCTGAAGTACGGCTATCCTTCGCCTACCTCATTCAACCGTGCCTTTCAAAGTGTCCACGGGATTCCTCCCACAGCCGCCAGAAATGAAGGATGTGTTCTGAATGCATATCCCACTGACAGAAAACATGGAGAAAAACGCGGTATCATGAATTATATGCTGAAGGCGGAATGCTGGGATTTTTCTTTGCCGCGTACAGGCTGA
- a CDS encoding helix-turn-helix domain-containing protein translates to MDFSDIGFQIRAKRKAKSWSQEKLAEEVHLSAAYIGMIERGEKIPTLETFSVIANALEASADELLSGVISASHEARMSKYAEQMRSLDFKSQRVLQEIIEIFLKNYPK, encoded by the coding sequence ATGGATTTTTCAGACATCGGATTTCAGATTCGCGCCAAACGCAAGGCAAAATCCTGGAGCCAGGAAAAACTGGCTGAGGAAGTTCATCTAAGTGCAGCATATATTGGAATGATCGAGCGCGGTGAAAAAATCCCCACACTGGAAACCTTCTCCGTGATCGCCAACGCTCTGGAAGCTTCTGCAGATGAACTTCTCTCGGGAGTCATCAGTGCCAGCCATGAGGCCAGAATGTCAAAGTACGCAGAGCAAATGCGTTCCCTGGATTTCAAAAGCCAGAGGGTCCTTCAGGAGATCATTGAAATATTCTTAAAAAACTATCCGAAATAA
- the uraA gene encoding uracil permease → MENRRIIQVEEKVPPKLLIPLSIQHMFAMFGASVLVPFLFGINPAVVLFMNGVGTLLFILITKGKAPAYLGSSFAFIAPASIVISKFGYAYALGGFVAVGFLGCILSFVIYKFGSDWIDIVLPPAAMGPVVALIGLELSSTAASNAGMLDEAVNPKNAVVFLVTLGVAVIGSVVFRKFLSVIPILIAILAGYAAALLCGIVDFTEVANASVFAMPNFSAPKFNLQAVLIILPVILVIASEHIGHQIVTGKIVGRDLIKDPGLHRSLFADNFSTMISGFIGSVPTTTYGENIGVMAVTRVYSVYVIGGAAVLSIVCSFVGKLSALISTIPGPVIGGISFLLYGMIGTSGIRILVDGRVDYGRSRNLALTSVIFVTGLSGISVRFGQIELKGMVLACVVGMLLSLLFYVLDRFKLTNDFEEE, encoded by the coding sequence GTGGAAAATCGAAGAATTATCCAGGTGGAAGAGAAAGTTCCGCCAAAACTGCTGATACCACTCAGTATCCAGCATATGTTTGCCATGTTCGGCGCGTCTGTGCTGGTTCCGTTTTTGTTTGGTATCAATCCGGCAGTGGTTCTGTTTATGAACGGTGTGGGAACCCTGCTTTTTATACTGATAACTAAGGGGAAGGCGCCGGCTTATCTGGGTTCCAGTTTTGCTTTTATTGCCCCTGCCAGTATTGTGATCAGTAAGTTTGGATACGCTTATGCACTGGGCGGGTTTGTGGCAGTGGGATTTTTGGGATGTATCCTGTCTTTTGTTATTTATAAATTTGGCTCTGACTGGATAGATATTGTGCTCCCTCCGGCAGCCATGGGACCGGTGGTGGCCCTTATCGGTCTGGAATTGTCAAGCACAGCAGCCAGCAATGCAGGTATGCTGGACGAGGCAGTCAACCCGAAAAATGCGGTGGTGTTTTTGGTGACTTTGGGCGTTGCTGTGATCGGGTCAGTAGTATTCCGCAAATTCTTGTCGGTGATCCCTATTCTCATAGCGATTCTTGCGGGATATGCAGCGGCACTTCTCTGCGGCATCGTGGATTTTACGGAGGTGGCAAATGCCTCCGTCTTTGCAATGCCAAATTTCTCAGCGCCTAAGTTCAATCTGCAGGCAGTATTGATCATTCTTCCGGTCATTCTGGTCATTGCTTCGGAGCATATCGGACATCAGATCGTTACGGGTAAAATTGTGGGAAGGGATTTGATCAAGGACCCCGGACTGCACCGCTCCCTTTTTGCGGATAACTTTTCTACCATGATCTCCGGTTTTATCGGCTCAGTGCCCACCACCACATACGGTGAGAATATCGGTGTTATGGCAGTGACAAGGGTTTACAGTGTATATGTGATCGGCGGAGCCGCAGTGCTTTCTATTGTCTGCTCCTTTGTGGGAAAGCTGTCAGCACTTATCAGCACCATTCCGGGACCCGTTATCGGAGGAATTTCTTTCCTTCTGTATGGTATGATCGGTACTTCCGGCATCCGGATTCTGGTGGATGGACGTGTGGATTATGGCCGTTCCAGAAATCTGGCGCTGACATCTGTGATATTTGTGACCGGTTTGTCGGGAATCTCTGTCAGATTTGGACAGATAGAATTAAAAGGTATGGTCTTGGCTTGTGTGGTTGGAATGCTCTTAAGCCTGTTGTTCTATGTGCTGGACAGATTTAAACTGACCAATGATTTTGAGGAAGAATAG
- the uxaC gene encoding glucuronate isomerase encodes MKQFMDKDFLLSTPTAQELYHDLAAKVPVLDYHCHINPQDIAEDRKFENITQVWLGGDHYKWRQMRSNGVEERYITGDAPDREKFQKWAETLEKAIGNPLFHWSHLELQRYFGYTGVLNGDTAEEVWNLCNAKLREPSMSARNLIIQSNVTLICTTDDPADDLKWHKILAQDSSFPVQVLPAWRPDKAMNLEKADYGQYLETLAAAADMDIQSFQDLKAALKSRMAFFNEMGCRASDHGLEFVMYVPAAEHEVEAIFQKRLNDETVTREEELKFKTAFMLFAAAEYAKMGWAMQLHYGCKRDNNKDMYAKVGPDTGYDCINNYAPSGQIADYLNALDQEGSLPKTIIYSLNPNDDEAIGTIIGCFQNSDAVGKIQQGSAWWFNDHKTGMTKQMTSLANLGLLGNFIGMLTDSRSFLSYPRHEYFRRILCELIGNWVENGEYPKDMKMLEKIVKGISYNNAVRYFGFELDVK; translated from the coding sequence CGGCAAAGGTGCCGGTTCTTGATTACCACTGCCATATCAATCCCCAGGACATCGCAGAGGACAGAAAGTTTGAGAACATCACGCAGGTATGGCTGGGCGGAGACCATTACAAATGGCGCCAGATGCGTTCCAATGGTGTGGAGGAGCGCTATATTACCGGGGACGCGCCGGACAGGGAAAAATTTCAGAAATGGGCGGAGACACTGGAGAAGGCCATTGGCAATCCCCTGTTTCACTGGAGCCATCTGGAACTGCAGCGGTATTTTGGATATACAGGTGTCTTAAACGGGGACACAGCGGAGGAGGTATGGAACCTGTGCAATGCAAAACTCCGGGAGCCTTCCATGAGTGCAAGAAACCTGATCATCCAGTCAAATGTTACACTGATCTGCACCACAGACGATCCGGCGGATGACCTGAAATGGCACAAAATACTTGCCCAGGATAGCAGCTTTCCGGTACAGGTGCTTCCTGCATGGAGACCGGACAAGGCCATGAATCTGGAAAAAGCGGATTACGGCCAGTATCTGGAGACTTTAGCGGCAGCAGCCGATATGGACATCCAGTCTTTTCAGGATTTAAAGGCAGCTCTTAAGTCCAGAATGGCATTTTTCAATGAGATGGGATGCCGTGCGTCAGACCATGGGCTGGAGTTTGTTATGTATGTTCCGGCAGCAGAGCATGAGGTAGAAGCTATTTTCCAGAAACGTCTGAATGATGAGACGGTTACCAGGGAGGAAGAGCTGAAGTTTAAGACTGCATTTATGCTTTTTGCTGCCGCGGAGTATGCAAAGATGGGCTGGGCTATGCAGCTTCATTATGGCTGCAAACGTGACAATAACAAAGATATGTACGCAAAAGTGGGGCCGGATACAGGGTATGACTGTATCAATAATTATGCGCCGTCAGGACAGATCGCGGACTACTTAAACGCACTGGATCAGGAAGGAAGTCTTCCAAAAACCATTATCTACAGCCTGAATCCCAATGATGATGAGGCCATTGGTACTATTATTGGGTGCTTCCAGAACTCTGACGCTGTGGGGAAAATACAGCAGGGTTCCGCATGGTGGTTCAATGACCATAAGACAGGGATGACAAAACAGATGACATCCTTGGCTAATCTGGGGCTGCTGGGAAACTTTATCGGTATGCTGACAGATTCGAGAAGTTTTCTTTCTTATCCGCGGCATGAGTATTTTAGAAGGATACTTTGTGAGCTGATTGGAAATTGGGTGGAAAATGGTGAGTATCCTAAGGATATGAAGATGCTGGAGAAAATTGTGAAAGGGATTTCTTATAATAACGCGGTGCGTTATTTTGGGTTTGAACTGGATGTAAAATAA